The region CTCGCCGAAAGCTGAATTGCTGTGACAACGATCACAGCTGAATCAAGCGTAGCGTGAAAAGTGCCATCTGTCTCAGTGGTCAGCTGCAGTCACTTTCCCGCGCAGGGATTATTGCGTTGCAAGCAAAAATGCCTTGCAGCACAGAGGCTGGTTGAGCTGCCAGGCCTGTGCTTTAATCAGAATGTGACGCAGTTCAAATAATAAAACCCGTCATCGTTTGGGTTGCAGGTAAGTTGGCTGATATCGCTCACTCTAATCACTGATTTAAGCCAGCTCATCGGGATTGTCTCGTTTGCCCCTGCCTGCAACTCAAAAGAATGAGGGTATGCGTCCGTTGTAACCGCATTGCGTCCGCCGTGCGGCCCGCCTGCAAAACATTTTAGGAGAGTGTGTTATGCCTGTTGCATTACTGGCGCTGGCGCTGAGTGCGTTCGCCATCGGCACCACGGAATTCGTGATTATGGGATTGCTGCCGGAAGTGGCGGGCGATTTACAGGTGTCGATTCCTTCAGCAGGATGGCTGATCAGTGGTTATGCACTGGGCGTGGCCATCGGTGCACCGATCATGGCGTTGCTGACGGCGAAGCTGCCGCGTAAACGTACTCTGATTCTGTTAATGATCATCTTTATTATCGGCAACGTGCTGTGTGCGCTGGCGTACACCTATAACCTGCTGATGCTGGCGCGTGTGGTCACCGCACTGTGCCACGGCGCCTTCTTTGGTATCGGCTCGGTGGTGGCAGCGAGTCTGGTGGCACCCAGCCGTCAGGCATCGGCGGTAGCGTTGATGTTCACTGGCTTAACTCTCGCCAACGTGCTGGGCGTGCCGCTCGGTACCTGGTTTGGTCAGCTGTTTGGCTGGCGCGCCACCTTCTGGGGCGTGGCGATCATCGGCATCCTCGCCTTTATCGCCTTGATTGTCAGTCTTCCGACCAACAAAGAAGAGAAACCGGTGCATCTGGCGAGTGAAGTCAGCGCGCTGGCGAATGGCAAACTGTGGCTGTCGCTGCTGATGACGGTGTTCTTTGCTGCTGCGATGTTTGCGCTGTTTAGCTATATCGCGCCGCTGCTGTTGCATGTCACGGGCATCACCGATCGCG is a window of Pantoea rwandensis DNA encoding:
- a CDS encoding MFS transporter; this translates as MPVALLALALSAFAIGTTEFVIMGLLPEVAGDLQVSIPSAGWLISGYALGVAIGAPIMALLTAKLPRKRTLILLMIIFIIGNVLCALAYTYNLLMLARVVTALCHGAFFGIGSVVAASLVAPSRQASAVALMFTGLTLANVLGVPLGTWFGQLFGWRATFWGVAIIGILAFIALIVSLPTNKEEKPVHLASEVSALANGKLWLSLLMTVFFAAAMFALFSYIAPLLLHVTGITDRGVSWTLFLIGAGLTVGNILGGKLADWKVSFSLILSFVLIAVFSLLFSWTSHALWLAEITLFLWAMATFATVPGLQINVVRHGKDAPNLVSTLNISAFNVGNALGAWVGGAVIDKGYGLTSVPVAAAALAVVGLVICLITFRKSGGQGEAVRA